The following proteins are co-located in the Phocoena phocoena chromosome 1, mPhoPho1.1, whole genome shotgun sequence genome:
- the LOC136134404 gene encoding monocarboxylate transporter 1-like, whose protein sequence is MLKKSGDGPISSILVNKYGSRPVMIVGGCLSGCGLIAASFCTTVQELYLCVGVIAGLGLAFNLNPSLTMIGRYFYKRRPLANGLAMAGSPVFLSALAPLNQALFAVFGWRGSFLILGGILLNCCVAGALMRPIGPKPTTAGKEKSKESLQEAGKCDANKGAGDANTEVNGRNPPKEKQSVFQTVNKLLDLSLFKHRGFILYLSGNVIMSFALATPLVFLSNYAKSQHHTSEKSAFLLSILAFVDMVARPSMGFVANTKWIRPRIQYFLAASIIANGVCHMLVPLSSSYIGFCLYAGFLGFAFGWFGAVLFETLMDLVGSQRFSSAVGLVTIVECCPILLGPPILGRLSDIYGDYKYTYWTCGIILIVSGIYLCIGMGIHYQLEAKEQKAEAKQNKESKEMEPKEVIKAAESPELKGTEAGPKEEKLSG, encoded by the exons atgttgaaGAAAAGTGGTGATG GTCCTATCAGCAGTATCCTGGTGAATAAATATGGCAGTCGTCCAGTTATGATTGTTGGCGGCTGCTTGTCCGGCTGTGGCTTGATTGCGGCTTCTTTCTGTACCACTGTGCAGGAACTTTACTTGTGTGTCGGAGTCATTGCAG GTCTTGGGCTTGCCTTCAACTTGAATCCATCTCTGACCATGATTGGCAGGTATTTCTACAAGAGGCGACCATTAGCAAATGGACTGGCCATGGCAGGCAGCCCTGTGTTCCTCTCCGCCCTGGCCCCCCTCAACCAGGCTCTTTTTGCTGTCTTTGGCTGGAGAGGAAGCTTCCTAATTCTTGGAGGCATCCTACTAAACTGCTGTGTGGCTGGAGCCCTGATGAGACCAATAGGGCCCAAGCCAACAACTGCAGGGAAAGAGAAGTCTAAAGAATCCCTTCAGGAAGCTGGAAAATGTGATGCAAACAAGGGGGCAGGTGATGCAAATACAGAAGTTAATGGCAGAAACCCCCCAAAGGAGAAACAATCCGTTTTCCAAACAGTTAACAAACTTCTGGACTTATCCCTATTCAAGCACAGAGGCTTTATACTGTACCTCTCTGGGAATGTGATAATGTCTTTTGCGCTGGCTACACCTTTAGTCTTTCTTAGTAATTATGCCAAGAGTCAACATCACACTAGTGAGAAgtctgccttccttctttccattctgGCTTTTGTTGACATGGTAGCCAGACCTTCTATGGGATTTGTAGCCAACACAAAGTGGATAAGACCTCGAATTCAGTATTTTTTAGCTGCTTCTATTATTGCAAATGGAGTGTGTCATATGCTAGTACCCTTATCCTCTAGCTATATAGGGTTCTGTCTTTATGCGGGATTCCTTGGATTTGCTTTTGGGTGGTTTGGCGCCGTATTGTTTGAAACGCTGATGGACCTGGTTGGATCCCAGAGGTTCTCCAGTGCCGTGGGATTGGTGACCATTGTGGAATGCTGTCCTATTCTCCTGGGGCCACCGATTTTAG GTCGTCTCAGTGACATATACGGAGACTACAAATATACATACTGGACATGCGGCATAATCCTTATTGTCTCAGGCATCTATCTCTGCATTGGCATGGGCATCCATTATCAActtgaggcaaaagaacagaagGCAGAGGCGAAGCAGAATAAGGAAAGTAAAGAGATGGAACCAAAAGAAGTTATTAAAGCTGCAGAATCTCCAGAACTGAAAGGCACAGAAGCAGGACCGAAAGAGGAGAAACTTTCAGGCTGA